In Mixophyes fleayi isolate aMixFle1 chromosome 4, aMixFle1.hap1, whole genome shotgun sequence, the following proteins share a genomic window:
- the MORF4L1 gene encoding mortality factor 4-like protein 1 isoform X4, protein MRAAAPGKKTAALQQKNVEVKTKKNKQKAPGSGEGSSTSDAPQPPRKKRARVDPTVESEETFMNRVEVKVKIPEELKPWLVDDWDLITRQKQLFNLPAKKNVETILEEYATYKKSRGNTDNKEYAVNEVVAGVKEYFNVMLGTQLLYKFERPQYADILADHPDAPMSQVYGAPHLLRLFVRIGAMLSYTPLDEKSLALLLNYLHDFLKYLAKNSSTLFSASDYEVAPPEYHRKAV, encoded by the exons ATGAGAGCAGCCGCTCCAGGAAAGAAGACGGCTGCACTTCAACAGAAGAATGTAGAAGT gaaaacaaaaaagaataagCAGAAAG CCCCTGGAAGTGGCGAAGGCAGCAGTACCAGCGATGCTCCTCAGCCGCCACGCAAGAAACGGGCTCGTGTGGATCCCACTGTAGAGAGT GAGGAGACTTTTATGAACAGAGTTGAAGTGAAAGTAAAGATTCCAGAGGAATTGAAACCCTGGCTTGTGGATGACTGGGATCTCATCACAAGACAGAAACAG CTTTTTAATCTTCCTGCCAAAAAAAATGTGGAAACTATCTTGGAAGAATACGCTACATACAAAAAATCCAGGGGAAACACAGACAACAA GGAATATGCAGTAAATGAAGTTGTCGCTGGTGTTAAGGAGTACTTTAATGTTATGCTGGGCACACAGCTGCTGTACAAATTTGAGCGCCCTCAATATGCAGATATCCTGGCAGACCATCCGGACGCCCCCATGTCTCAGGTGTATGGTGCACCCCACTTGCTGCGTCTCTTTG TTCGCATTGGAGCCATGCTGTCGTACACTCCCTTAGATGAGAAAAGTCTGGCCCTGCTTTTGAACTATTTGCATGACTTTCTAAA ATATTTGGCCAAAAATTCCTCCACACTGTTTAGTGCCAGCGACTATGAAGTTGCACCCCCTGAATACCACAGAAAGGCCGTATAG